A genome region from Micromonospora peucetia includes the following:
- a CDS encoding TIR-like protein FxsC, translated as MTWSDPAPARGAPRRETYFFLSYAHSVPLSAGVRPDTDYWVNRFFNDLAAAVRHAATRSGDLDAGFFDGQVSPGADLRQTLTDALSLAHVFVPLHSPNYLRNAWALGERESFRSRLTRLAPTQAERHLVPVLWLPLPSRGDRPETTRALDLVRDADDRADYADNGLRALCKLSAYHRQYRRILAALAERIVTVTETQPLTRSRAAMLSSHPVTDGGGPALVITALTDHVGWRPYAGQHELAVADYVAATAERLGLPTRVVDLAVARALAPESPTVVLVDAATGADAVRAALDGLPRWVVPLVIAAEHERGESAPESIAGTLQDAGFPRVLPARAIDEFERCAPLLVTEARKQFLRHGPVDPPAGPATPKPSLRPYRPSDSPPGSGPGLPPVRPFDTTRGKDER; from the coding sequence ATGACCTGGTCTGACCCCGCCCCGGCCCGCGGCGCACCTCGCCGGGAGACCTACTTCTTCCTCAGCTACGCGCACTCGGTGCCGCTGTCGGCCGGTGTCCGGCCCGACACCGACTACTGGGTCAACCGGTTCTTCAACGACCTGGCCGCCGCCGTCCGGCACGCTGCCACGAGGAGCGGCGACCTCGACGCCGGCTTCTTCGACGGCCAGGTCAGCCCGGGAGCCGACCTCAGGCAGACACTCACCGACGCGCTCAGTCTCGCGCACGTGTTCGTGCCGCTGCACTCACCAAACTACCTCCGCAACGCGTGGGCCCTGGGCGAACGCGAGTCGTTCCGCAGCCGACTCACCCGGCTCGCCCCGACGCAGGCCGAGCGGCACCTGGTGCCGGTGCTGTGGCTGCCGCTGCCGTCCCGGGGCGACCGGCCGGAGACGACCCGGGCCCTCGACCTGGTTCGGGACGCCGACGACCGGGCCGACTACGCCGACAACGGCCTGCGCGCCCTCTGCAAGCTCAGCGCCTACCACCGGCAGTACCGGCGAATCCTCGCGGCGCTGGCGGAGCGGATCGTCACGGTGACCGAGACGCAGCCGCTGACCCGTTCCCGGGCGGCGATGCTGTCCAGCCATCCGGTCACCGACGGAGGTGGCCCGGCGCTGGTGATCACCGCCCTCACCGACCACGTGGGGTGGCGGCCGTACGCCGGGCAGCACGAGCTGGCGGTGGCCGACTACGTCGCCGCGACCGCCGAGCGGCTCGGCCTGCCCACCCGGGTCGTCGACCTGGCGGTGGCCCGCGCCCTGGCGCCGGAGAGCCCCACCGTCGTGCTGGTGGACGCCGCGACCGGTGCCGACGCCGTCCGGGCCGCGCTCGACGGCCTGCCCCGCTGGGTCGTCCCGTTGGTCATCGCCGCCGAGCACGAGCGTGGCGAGTCGGCGCCCGAGTCGATCGCCGGTACGTTGCAGGACGCCGGATTCCCCCGGGTCCTGCCGGCACGTGCGATCGACGAGTTCGAGCGCTGCGCGCCGCTGCTGGTGACCGAGGCCCGCAAGCAGTTCCTCCGGCACGGTCCGGTGGACCCGCCAGCCGGGCCGGCCACCCCGAAGCCGAGCCTGCGGCCCTACCGGCCGTCCGACAGCCCGCCGGGATCCGGCCCGGGCCTGCCGCCGGTGCGGCCGTTCGACACGACGCGAGGGAAGGACGAGCGATGA
- a CDS encoding TIR-like protein FxsC — translation MAEEAFWEDESAPVFFLSYAHKKNQVAAPRDTNQKVFQLFVDLSDHVVELLGLGPGRTAGFMDRMLDGGQVWTDDLAFAAGHCQVFIPLVSTHYLNSAWCAREWDTFTRRPILTRPGAEPSAGETPVIPVNWSVVERRRLPAAVSRRQMFTPTRLPSEIAPQYHEEGIYGLLSLGETGKAAYDAVVWRLAQRIARAYQTHWVQAQVPTDVRQLRTTFEEGGHDLV, via the coding sequence GTGGCAGAGGAAGCGTTCTGGGAGGACGAGAGTGCCCCCGTGTTCTTCCTCAGCTATGCCCACAAGAAGAACCAGGTCGCGGCTCCACGGGACACCAACCAGAAGGTCTTCCAGCTCTTCGTCGACCTGTCCGACCACGTCGTCGAGCTGCTCGGCCTCGGCCCTGGGCGGACGGCCGGCTTCATGGACCGGATGCTCGACGGCGGGCAGGTGTGGACCGACGATCTCGCCTTCGCCGCCGGCCACTGCCAGGTCTTCATCCCGTTGGTCTCCACGCACTACCTCAACAGTGCCTGGTGCGCACGGGAGTGGGACACGTTCACCCGCCGGCCGATCCTGACCCGGCCGGGTGCCGAGCCGTCCGCGGGGGAGACGCCGGTGATTCCGGTCAACTGGTCGGTGGTGGAACGTCGCAGGCTGCCGGCCGCCGTGTCGCGGCGGCAGATGTTCACCCCCACCCGGTTGCCCTCGGAGATCGCCCCGCAATACCACGAAGAGGGCATCTACGGTCTGCTGAGCCTCGGCGAGACCGGCAAGGCCGCCTACGACGCGGTGGTCTGGCGGCTGGCGCAACGCATCGCCCGGGCGTACCAGACACACTGGGTGCAGGCTCAGGTCCCGACCGACGTGCGGCAGTTGCGCACCACGTTCGAGGAGGGCGGACATGACCTGGTCTGA
- a CDS encoding aminoglycoside N(3)-acetyltransferase → MTAGLLRHGTLTVGLRALGLSPGATVLVHCALSRVGRVAGGPAALLAALRDVLGGAGTVVVPTQTAGNSTTSRPFRVATAGLTAAEVAAAEAAIAPFDPRRSPAEGMGIFAEHVRRQPGAARSRHPQTSFAALGPDAARLTAVHDLDCHLGERSPLGALYATDAVVLLLGVDWSVCTAFHLAEYRLRRPPADRAYRCYVRDADGRRVRRDFQAPDLHDTDFPLIGGALTNAGPVRTGRVGGADCRLVGLRTAVDFARGWMDEHRR, encoded by the coding sequence CGGGGGCCACCGTGCTGGTGCACTGCGCCCTGTCCCGGGTCGGGCGGGTGGCGGGCGGCCCCGCCGCGCTGCTGGCCGCCCTGCGCGACGTGCTGGGCGGGGCGGGCACGGTGGTCGTACCGACCCAGACCGCCGGCAACTCGACCACGTCGCGGCCCTTCCGGGTGGCGACGGCCGGCCTGACCGCCGCCGAGGTCGCGGCGGCGGAGGCGGCCATTGCGCCGTTCGACCCGCGGCGCAGCCCCGCCGAGGGCATGGGGATCTTCGCCGAGCACGTACGCCGGCAGCCGGGGGCGGCGCGGAGCCGGCACCCGCAGACCTCGTTCGCCGCCCTCGGCCCCGACGCGGCCCGGCTGACCGCCGTCCACGACCTCGACTGCCATCTCGGTGAACGCTCGCCCCTCGGCGCGCTCTACGCCACCGACGCCGTGGTGCTGCTGCTCGGCGTCGACTGGTCCGTCTGCACGGCTTTCCACCTGGCCGAGTACCGGCTGCGCCGGCCGCCGGCCGACCGGGCGTACCGGTGCTACGTACGTGACGCCGACGGGCGGCGGGTCCGGCGCGACTTCCAGGCCCCGGACCTCCACGACACCGACTTCCCGCTGATCGGCGGGGCCCTGACGAACGCCGGGCCGGTGCGGACCGGGCGGGTCGGCGGCGCCGACTGCCGGCTCGTGGGCCTCCGGACGGCCGTCGACTTCGCCCGGGGGTGGATGGATGAGCACCGCCGGTGA